Proteins from a genomic interval of Candidatus Lokiarchaeota archaeon:
- a CDS encoding tetratricopeptide repeat protein translates to MDWLQRIERLRRDGECGLVIQELDNILAICADDYMVLSEVGLCFKRLGRYSDALYYYDLSLNAEPTAKTLNRKGLLLLKMGRYEESVQSFRKALTLEPDNEAIHNNLGIVLDEAGRVEEAIAAYTRAIEIAPEFKEAMNNLGVALDKIGNWEQAIEQYERVLLIDAGFYQAYANMGIAYRKAGNREKAKECYEIALRINPSNQEIQHNLELISPELSG, encoded by the coding sequence GAGGATCGAGCGACTAAGACGAGACGGAGAATGCGGTTTAGTTATCCAGGAGTTGGACAACATCCTGGCAATTTGCGCTGACGACTACATGGTCTTGAGCGAAGTTGGATTATGTTTCAAGCGTCTTGGCAGGTATAGCGATGCTTTGTACTACTACGACTTGTCTCTGAATGCAGAACCAACAGCCAAGACACTAAATCGTAAAGGGCTGCTCTTGCTAAAGATGGGTCGTTATGAGGAATCTGTGCAAAGTTTTCGCAAGGCGTTGACCCTTGAGCCAGATAACGAGGCCATTCATAATAACCTTGGAATAGTGCTGGATGAGGCGGGTAGAGTAGAAGAGGCTATAGCAGCTTATACCAGAGCTATCGAAATAGCCCCCGAATTCAAAGAAGCTATGAATAATTTGGGAGTGGCTTTAGACAAGATTGGTAATTGGGAACAGGCAATTGAACAATATGAACGTGTTCTGCTGATAGATGCGGGCTTTTATCAAGCCTATGCTAATATGGGTATAGCCTACCGCAAAGCTGGTAATCGAGAAAAGGCGAAAGAATGTTACGAGATCGCACTCAGGATAAACCCAAGCAACCAAGAAATTCAACACAATCTTGAGC